In the genome of Oceanococcus sp. HetDA_MAG_MS8, the window CCTTCTGGAGGATTAATCGCTGTTAATCGCGACCTCGCGAACTTATTGAACTGAGCTTAGCCCCGTCTTGATGACGGGGCTTTTTTTTACGAGCTTCGCACGCGCACTAACAGTTGTGCTCGCGTGCTCGACTTTGTCGTGAACAGTAAAGTTATCAAGCCTGCTTGACGGGGCGCCTTTGGGTAATCTCCCTACATTTCCCTGACCATACGTTTCGCGCCCGAGCTGAACCGCAAGGCACCGCGCCTAGCCACATCTAGCCTGGTAAGCCCAGCAGGTTGCTTACATCGAAGGTTACGACCGAACCGTCTGCTATGTCTGTCTAGGCCGATTCTTTTTTCTGATCTCAGGGAGATGCACGGGCACGCAGGCCACTACAGACTGCGGTGATTACTGCTTTCCTACTAGCAACTTCTGCGCGTAAACAAGAAATGTGTCGCGCATACGCGGCCAGCTAGACTGAACATATCCCCGAGTCAACCTGGCACGGTCGAAATAGCGGCCTGAGAGGGATTCGTCGAGTATTGTCTCGCGGATTAAGTCCGGCTTGATCACATTCTGTCGTGCGTTGATGGTTGTTTGTACTGTCGTACTCCAGTTGGGTCTGGCGCCTATAGCCACGGGGCCCATCGCAACCATGCGCCGCGGCCCAAAAGGTATTCCAACGCCCAGGCGTAGCGCTTCGTTGTCTTTCTGACGGTCGCGAACATAGCTGAGCTCCAAGGAGGTATCACCGAAGAAGCGGGTAAGCCGGACCTGGCCACCTTCGTCATCAGCTTGATAGCGCCCCCAGGTCAAATCCAGCATGGCATCAGCCGCACCCCACACATAACGTGCAGTACCTGTCCAAGAGTCCACTTCTTCTGGCATAGCCTCTTGAGCTCTCAACGAATCAGACCGGCGCTCTGCCTCGAAGTAGCGTGTTTCCAATTGCAGACCGCTACCTTGGAGCGGCTGCAAGAGCAGCTCGGCGGAAACAAGATCGCTATCAAAACCGAACATCTGTGTTCTTCCGTAATAAGCACGCAGTGCCCCCCAACGACTGAGCGGAAGGGTTTGGTAAATACCACGGTTAAACCAGGTAGATGGCAGCCTGAAGCTTCGGAAGTCGCCACGCCTATCTGCAAAATCATCTGAAGACGCAAACTCGTCCACGCCCTCATAGAAGGCAACCGCTCCCTTCCAGAGTGGAACACGTAGGGTTGTCTCTGCGCCAAGGCTGTAGTCAAGAACTCCCACTTCAGTGGCCAACCCATAACGCAGTGCGGGGGCTAACATAACGTCAGCAACAGCTTGTTTGCGCCATGGAACATCAGGCGCGTCAGCATGCCGCCCCAAGGCGAACTCGAATTCGGGGCTAGGCCCCGAGGCGATGAACAAACCTTCCCTCAGAGACTGCACGGGCGCTGATACCCAAAATTGCGGTAGGCCATCCCGCGCAACCTGTACCACAGCCTTTTGGGACTCTGGGCAGTGAACGGCAATAACACCAAGAGCGACACCTGCCGCATCTACTGCTGACTGGTGATAACGCCGCCCATCCATACTCATAGCGACCGTCTTGCCCTGATCAGAAATACTGACTGCAACCAGCTCTAGCCCTAGTGCAGTTGCCGTCTCTGCCAATGCGGGCTGACTGCAGATGCCCGCGTTGGCCCTGTGCGACCGCGATTGTGCCCATTGGCCGCGCTGCTCCAGCCCACTGACCACATTTACTGGGTCCAGTATCGCAGTTGGTGCGGTGTATCCAAGACGTTGCCACCTGCGTGTCTGGCCTAAATCGAAGGTCGCCCCAATACCAAAGCCTTGGTCCGCATTACGCCCACTAGCGAGAGCTCGATAACGCAGGAAAACACGCGCCCCCCGCCAAACATCTCCGGTGGATAGCTCAGTGAGTAAAGTCCGTTGGTGTGTGTCTTCATCAAACGCGACGGAAAAGTAACGACCTAAGTCTGCGCGAACACCATAGAACACCCCATCCAGCGTCTGACTACCATGACCCAATGTCGCCTCGAGAAAGCGCCAGCGATGTGTTGCCACAACATAGCTAGCGGCAAAACGACCAGTACCACTGGCATCCCTGAGCCCCAAAGAGACCGTGGGTTGATTAGGGCGAGACCAGATCTTCAACTTGAGATTCGTCGACAAGTCTCTGACTGCTGAGCCATCGAAACGCCGCGTATCAGTGTTCGCAGAGAACCCTCGCGCCCCCCCTGACAGCAATCTTCCACCTATTTCCAGCCTAGAAAAGAGGCCCAAGGAAAAAGCATAGTTATCCGACTCCTGCGTGTCCGTGGCCTCGGAGAACGGAATAACGTCTGACACCGAAAGCTGCATCTGACCTAGTGGCGTCAACGTGGCAGTGGGGACATTTGTGTATCCAGCATACCCACTGTCAGAGAGGAGCGGTCTACTCGTTGGGTACGCCGCCACGCATGTAGAGGCTGTTATGAGCGCAATGACCGCGCAGAGTGGATGTGATCCTATGCTTTTCACTAAGTACTCTCAAAAAAAGGCAGCCCCAAGAGCTGCCTTCGACAATATCAGTAATCCTGTTGCCGGAGAGTTAAATTCTCCATGCATCTGCGCCAAGAATCACAAGGTATCTACGAAATACCATTGGTCATCGATAAACTGCCAACGCTCTTTCCCGCCAACCTCATGCTCAGGTGTGAAACCTGGCTGCAGGGATAAAAGAAAACGAATGCCCAAGTACACCACGGCATCGGTTTTCTCATCATTCTTGAACTCAACACGTTTGACGTCGACCCCTGTGCGCTGCACCTGTCCACCAAATTGAGCAGAAAGGGTGCCCACATCAAACGCTTTTTGGTAGGCCGGCGTGGAGTATGTAAAGGCCTTGCGAAAATCGAACTTCATAATCGCATCCCAGCGCTCATTGACACGAGCTCGCAAGTTCTCTTCAGAGCGGTTCTCTGCCGCAGTTGCCTGCGCGTCATAGTAGGAATAGCCGAAGTAGCCGCCGACAACAGCAAGCGCGAGGATGATTAAGGTGACAACGTTTTTCATGGGGCAATGTTGGTGGTTTGGTTAGCGCTGCGAATAGTGTTTACAACCTCTTGGATGAGGCTCCGGAATTGCTCTTTGTTGAGATCGCTTGGATTCGGGTAATGGCTGGACAGGTAAGACGTTTTGGCGCTATCGACCCTGTCTCGGCGAACCAGGTTCTTGATGTTCTCGGCAACTTCGCTGTACGGCGGGATATCGCCGCTCAAACGCTCGTCCAAGCGAATGAAGTGATAACCGAATCGCGTTTGAACCGGCCCAACCACCTGACCAACCGCGGGGATTCTAAAGCCGGCGTCGGCAAACTCCTTCACCAACTGGCCGTCATTCTTTGCAACCCAATTCCCTAGAGAACCGCCTCGACGAGCCGTGCCAAAGTCAGAGCTGTATTTCGAGGCCAGCTCCGAGAAGTCGTAACCGAGACCAATTTTGTACTCCAGTAGAGCGATCAACTCGTCGATGTTAGACGGCTGATCCTCGTCAGCACAGTCACAAGCCTGTCGCTTCGAGAAATAGGCCTGACTGACAAGGATATGACTGAACTTTCTCTTTTCAGGCTTGCGGTACTTCTCCTTGGAGATGCTATATCGCTCGCGTGCCAGCTCATCAATAATAGCCTCATCGATGGGCTCTGGGATGGAGGCTTCAGTCACTGCTTGCTTAATCCACTCGGTGCGTTGCGACCGAAACGCCTTTGCCTCCAAAACAGGGTAACTGCTCGCTCGTTTCTGAATATCGTTGAAGATGGATATCTCAGCTTCCGACTCAATGAACAGGTCCAAGAGGATGGTGTCATCCTTCAACGCCGCCATCAGCTTGCTCTCAGGCGTTGCCATTAGGGCACCCCTAACGGTATGTCCATTCTCAGAATGATCCGCGGCCGATGCGAGGCCGCAACAAAGCATGCCAGCAGCCGAGACCAAAAGGGTGGTAGTAATCCCTTTCAACAGTAACTCTCCAGAATCAAAACAGGCGGCTGAGCAGCCGCCTGTGTGGGTTAGTATTTCGGAAATTGTAGCCCCATAGGGCTATTGCGGGTCGCTTAGAGGTATGTCGGCTTCTAAGGACCGGACGCCGGCACTTCCCGTATGTCACGCAAGAATGAGTGACTTATGGCGCTCGCGTAGTTGTTCCGACCATTCGACCCCGCGAAGGTTCTCTGCTTAATGACAAACCCCAACACTGGCATCCCATGAATGTCGTAATGTGGTGCCGAAGCTGCCGCGGGCAACGGTGCCGGGTTGATGATGGACGTTGCCGGACAAAGCCGCATCACGCCCTCACCAAACTTCGTTTCTCCAGGGCTATCATCATTTGTCCTGGGGTCAAGATCTAAGGAGAGCCAGCCTGCGAGAGGGCTGAAGTTAGCATTCCCGGACTGAGTCGATACATCCACGTCTCCATTGCCCGCGAAGTCCCCATTGTTGGCACTTCGCAAGACCGACTGCCCATTAAACGTCAGAACGTTGGCTTCTTTGCAGAAGTTCACCCTGAACTGCGATTGCGGAGGAGCGGGTGACACTTGGACATCGTCATTAGATAGCGAGGCTTGGTTCTCGGCACGGTCGTACAGAGCCCCCCCAGCAACGACGCATGACTGCCCGTCGAACCGATCAGCAAAAGGCGCATACCCGCGGCGGAGGCCGAACTCTGCCCCGACGTCTGTTTCCGCCACTAGCTCGAACTCTCCTGGCGCAATCTGCAAAATAGACTCAGGACGAGCTGTGATCATTGTTGCTGTCGTGGGTGCTACGCCCCCCGAAAGGTCCACCCGGAAATCTTCATACTCGAACTCCGGGCGGATCGGCGCCGTGACCAATGCATCGGCGTACTCCCCTTGTCGGTCTAGCAGACCCGGGCCGATGGCCTGCTGTGATCCGTAGCCGTTTGGCCCGGTGCTATCAACGTAAAAGTTTTTCGTTGGGAAGGTCACAACCCAATCAGAGAGTTCACTAATGATCGCTGAGGGTCGTGAGGCCCACTCGTTAAAGGCAAAGCGGCGCATGAGCAATGCGGTCACAGCGTCGATACCGCGCACATTCCCAAGTGCAAATGCTCCGGCGCTAAGGCTCGGATCTTGCGGTTCGGCCATAGAGGTAAATGCCGGAGCGAAGAGCAACGTTTCCACCACGCTACCCGGAGTTCCACTACCTGCCGGGACGTCATCACGGACCACTGGCGTATCGTTGATGAGCATCGCCACTTCGGGGTAGGCGTTGTTCAACGAAGGCTCAAGAAAGGCGAAAGCCGACTGCTCGGCCACAAAATTGCGGCAATGAACGCGGGAGTTCGTGATGACGTCATCCGGGTCTACAGAGCTATCGTCCACAAGTGGCCCACCGCCGGGATACCAATCTCTGGGGCCACCGCCGTCAGCTAGATCACCTTCGCGTTGGTCACCAATATTGATCGAACAAAAACGGTTCGCTGTTTCGGTGATATTGCCGTCTGTGCCCAGAACCGCATCGACCAAGTCACCGGGTGGACCGGGCAGCTCATCCGGATGAACCGGATTATAGAAATTGGCTAGTGTAAGCGCCTCATAGCCAGCTTCTAAGCCGCGTGCCGGGTTGAGGAGTCGCACGTTGAACTTGAGCGCGTTGATTGGCTCTCCAAACTCGGAGGCCGTACCAAAATGCGTGAAGTCTTCTGTTGGCAACGTGGTTATCGTTGCTGGTATTCCAGCAGGCGCCTCAGTTCCGTAGCCATTGGCGTTTGGACCCACATTTCGGCGGCTAAATGCCATATCTAAGTATGCGCAATCCTTAGCGACGACGGCTTCTGGAGCCGTCTTATCCTCAGCCACCGCCCCGTAGTTGTAATTTTCGATAGATGGCGCGGCTGCATGGCCAAGCACGAAAAACTCAATGTAGCCCTCTTTTAAGCGGTCAAGCTCAAGGCTTCCCCCGTCTTCCTCGCGGGCCACGTCAACCTGTGGGCCCGTTTGGAATGTCTGGCCACCATAAGATTCCGCACGGAGCAATGAACCGAAGTTCTCCGAGAACTTGCCCGCGTCGGAGCGCGCCAAAAGGTTACTGGGTACGGTGCAGGTGCGGCGACCATTGCGATCAGGTTGGTCACGCACAACAAACACGGCTTTCCCGTCTAAGGGGCGTTCTTGAAGGAGGCCGCTGAACACATCATAGGGCGGCATCGCGACTACAAAGTCTTGAATATCCCGAGAGTTATCCGCCTCACGCATACGCACCTTAACCAGAATGACCTTATCGGTGGTGTTTGTGAGGTTGATGGTCGTGAGCCAACCGTTGCGAACTGTGTAGTAAGGCGCAATCGCAACTTCACCAATGCCGTCACCTGCGATGTTGACCGCGTGAGAGGTGCCGGAAAAAACTGCAGTGGCCGCAGCTAAAGCGCCAACTGAGCGCCGAAGGAGTTGTTTCACTATTTGTGTCCCATCTATGCCTTTGAGTGTCACAGCCCGCGCCTCCGCTGATCGAAATTAGGCTGCTTTTTCGATGTGTGACTAGCACCTTTCTTCCGAGCATTATGGCGGGCCTCAGATGGATGTCAACGATGGGGCATCAGGTCTAAACTCGTCGACAAGACTTTTTTGCAGCTTGGTTCATGTTAATCGCCGATGATGGCCTTCAAAGCCATGCCGTTTCTGCCCTGACGGCCTTAAGCCGACGCCAAAGCTCTAAGGCTGTGTGTCGCTTCCCCCACCGAGATGACGATGCGCGCTCGTCTGCTGGACTCATTTTCCCGCAGGTTCGAGCTGGCTTTCAGTTCTGTCCGCAGGACCAAATCTTCACGATGGGCTCATGCTTTGCCAGAAACATTGAAGAGCATTTGCAGGCATACAACATTCCAACGACACAGTTTTCTGTACCGAAGTCGGAGTTTGATCGGCGCCCCAATGGCTTACTCAATGAGTACAACCCCGCATCAATGGCCCAGCGCTTAGTTTGGGCAGCCGCCGGTTTCGACACCCGACAGGTCGAAGACGCCGCACACATCGACGCCGACCGGTGCATAGACCTACTTCTTCCCAATGGTAGTGGGGTCACATTGGAGCGTCTGCTGCAAAGGCGCGCGGAGATCGACGCCATTTACGCTCAGTTGCGCAGCTGCAAGGTGCTCATCATGACCCTGGGCTTGGTTGAGTGTTGGTTTGATAACAAGACTCACACATGGCTGAACCGAGCCCCGCACCCGAGGTTTGTGAAACAAAGCCCAGAGAGGTTTAGCTTCGTCAGACTCAATGCGGACCAATCAACCCGGCTACTCGAAGCGGCGCTGCAGGACACCTTCAACTCAGGGGTGCGCAATATTCTGCTCACCGTCTCGCCGGTTCCCTTGGGGACAACCTTCAGCGGCACCGATTGCGTGCTTGCCAACTCATACTCCAAGGCCACCTTACGCGTTGTTGCTGAAAACCTCAGTCATACCTTTAGCAACCAACTGGACTACTTCCCGAGCTATGAGATCGTGAGCTCTGGAGGGCTCAGTGCCTTTATTGGCGACCAAATCCATGTGAAGGACGAAGTCGTACAACGCGTGGTGAACTACATGCTGAGCCATTACGAGCGCAAGGGCTCGAGTACCGAATGACTAAGGCGTTGTTGCCTCGCGCACGAACTTAGGAAGCCTGCCGATGTAGTTTGGCTCCACTTTGGGAACTTGATACTCGCAGCCGCGAATGCGCTGATATTCCGCGCGAAATTCGGCAAATGGAACTTGTTCATGAGGTGTGTTGGTTGCAACTCCTCCATGAAACTGATGAAAGGTGGCCTCACCAAGCAACATGTATGGAGCTAAAGCATGCGTTTCCACGGCTTGGCGGAAGAAATCCAAGTTGACGAATCCACCACCGCGGGTGATGAAGCGCTCGTCATAGCCACCCAATGCCAGGAAGGACTGTTTGGACAGCGCGAAGCAGTTGCTCTCTGCCAAGTTGGCGAAGTAACCGCCGCGAGAGGAACCCGCCAAACACGAAATCTTGAACAGCTCATAGCCGTCCTTTTGCCAGTCCACAGTCGCCAGCAACTCGTCTTCCACAACTTGGGAGTAGCCCTCCAGCACAGCCAAGTTTTGACGCTGTTTGCCAAGGTGCATTCCGA includes:
- a CDS encoding YjbH domain-containing protein; its protein translation is MAAYPTSRPLLSDSGYAGYTNVPTATLTPLGQMQLSVSDVIPFSEATDTQESDNYAFSLGLFSRLEIGGRLLSGGARGFSANTDTRRFDGSAVRDLSTNLKLKIWSRPNQPTVSLGLRDASGTGRFAASYVVATHRWRFLEATLGHGSQTLDGVFYGVRADLGRYFSVAFDEDTHQRTLLTELSTGDVWRGARVFLRYRALASGRNADQGFGIGATFDLGQTRRWQRLGYTAPTAILDPVNVVSGLEQRGQWAQSRSHRANAGICSQPALAETATALGLELVAVSISDQGKTVAMSMDGRRYHQSAVDAAGVALGVIAVHCPESQKAVVQVARDGLPQFWVSAPVQSLREGLFIASGPSPEFEFALGRHADAPDVPWRKQAVADVMLAPALRYGLATEVGVLDYSLGAETTLRVPLWKGAVAFYEGVDEFASSDDFADRRGDFRSFRLPSTWFNRGIYQTLPLSRWGALRAYYGRTQMFGFDSDLVSAELLLQPLQGSGLQLETRYFEAERRSDSLRAQEAMPEEVDSWTGTARYVWGAADAMLDLTWGRYQADDEGGQVRLTRFFGDTSLELSYVRDRQKDNEALRLGVGIPFGPRRMVAMGPVAIGARPNWSTTVQTTINARQNVIKPDLIRETILDESLSGRYFDRARLTRGYVQSSWPRMRDTFLVYAQKLLVGKQ
- a CDS encoding peptidylprolyl isomerase — encoded protein: MATPESKLMAALKDDTILLDLFIESEAEISIFNDIQKRASSYPVLEAKAFRSQRTEWIKQAVTEASIPEPIDEAIIDELARERYSISKEKYRKPEKRKFSHILVSQAYFSKRQACDCADEDQPSNIDELIALLEYKIGLGYDFSELASKYSSDFGTARRGGSLGNWVAKNDGQLVKEFADAGFRIPAVGQVVGPVQTRFGYHFIRLDERLSGDIPPYSEVAENIKNLVRRDRVDSAKTSYLSSHYPNPSDLNKEQFRSLIQEVVNTIRSANQTTNIAP
- a CDS encoding GSCFA domain-containing protein codes for the protein MLIADDGLQSHAVSALTALSRRQSSKAVCRFPHRDDDARSSAGLIFPQVRAGFQFCPQDQIFTMGSCFARNIEEHLQAYNIPTTQFSVPKSEFDRRPNGLLNEYNPASMAQRLVWAAAGFDTRQVEDAAHIDADRCIDLLLPNGSGVTLERLLQRRAEIDAIYAQLRSCKVLIMTLGLVECWFDNKTHTWLNRAPHPRFVKQSPERFSFVRLNADQSTRLLEAALQDTFNSGVRNILLTVSPVPLGTTFSGTDCVLANSYSKATLRVVAENLSHTFSNQLDYFPSYEIVSSGGLSAFIGDQIHVKDEVVQRVVNYMLSHYERKGSSTE